In Streptomyces sp. DG2A-72, one genomic interval encodes:
- a CDS encoding bifunctional diguanylate cyclase/phosphodiesterase — MSAEPDGPEDRLRRFATIWSRAVFPVTSTSLTRAELEEQLLPLARRLSEALRARTFQADEARAVGAALVAVHCTDPEALSRTLDCVDAYLVLYCGGDGTQDQLRARSSRLQHAMAAGFATALRERTLVEQEAISSAALKAQGVVAQALHATEARFRAVFEGAAIGIGIADLEGNILQVNGALVRMFGGAEQMVRTRNVMEWTHPEDAPQVWRLYEELVRGEREHYHVEKAFYRPDGTVLWTNLTVSLLRDADGNPEYQLALMEDTTERRLLNLRLRYEATHDALTGLPNRTLFFERLDKALTAGEGQRFGLCYLDLDGFKTINDSLGHAAGDRLLVEVADRLQSCATAPGEMVARLGGDEFVALTTGTDTEREVDELAARIMNALVAPISVDGRELTVRGSIGIVEGPAGERSAAEVLRSADITMYRAKSAGGNRFELADAEADARAITRHGLTTSLPTALDRGEFFIEYQPLVHLGDGSVRGAEALVRWLHPQHGVLSPDRFIPLAEHTGLIVPLGRWVLEQSVRQAREWRERYGATGAGGPLRINVNLSPCQLTHPGLVQDTVDILERAGVAPDALCLEVTESALIGADDDLLKPLRRLAEMGVDIALDDFGTGYSNLANLRRLPVSILKLDRSFTQSMQRFPADSVDLKIVEGIVSLAHSLNLAVTVEGVETGAQAEQLRILGCDTAQGWYYARPGPPERLHELALVDATG; from the coding sequence GTGAGCGCGGAGCCGGACGGGCCGGAGGACAGACTGCGCCGGTTCGCGACGATCTGGAGCCGGGCGGTGTTCCCGGTGACCTCGACGTCGCTGACCCGGGCCGAGCTGGAGGAGCAACTGCTGCCGCTCGCCCGGCGGTTGAGCGAGGCGCTGCGGGCCAGGACCTTCCAGGCGGACGAGGCGCGGGCGGTGGGCGCCGCGCTGGTCGCCGTGCACTGCACCGACCCGGAGGCGCTCAGCCGCACCCTGGACTGCGTCGACGCCTACCTGGTGCTGTACTGCGGCGGGGACGGCACGCAGGACCAACTGCGCGCGCGTTCCTCGCGGTTGCAGCACGCCATGGCCGCCGGGTTCGCCACGGCGCTGCGTGAGCGGACGCTCGTCGAGCAGGAGGCGATCTCCTCGGCCGCGCTGAAGGCGCAGGGCGTGGTGGCGCAGGCCCTGCACGCGACCGAGGCCCGCTTCCGCGCGGTCTTCGAGGGCGCCGCCATAGGGATCGGGATCGCCGACCTGGAGGGCAACATACTGCAGGTCAACGGGGCGTTGGTGCGCATGTTCGGCGGCGCCGAGCAGATGGTGCGCACCCGCAACGTGATGGAGTGGACCCACCCCGAGGACGCGCCTCAGGTGTGGCGGCTGTACGAGGAACTCGTGCGCGGCGAGCGCGAGCACTACCACGTGGAGAAGGCGTTCTACCGTCCCGACGGAACGGTCCTGTGGACCAATCTGACGGTCTCGCTGCTCCGCGACGCCGACGGCAACCCCGAGTACCAGCTCGCCCTGATGGAGGACACCACCGAGCGGCGGCTGCTCAACCTCCGGCTGCGCTACGAGGCGACGCACGACGCGCTCACCGGGCTGCCCAACCGCACGCTGTTCTTCGAGCGCCTGGACAAGGCCCTCACCGCGGGCGAGGGCCAGCGCTTCGGCCTGTGCTATCTCGACCTCGACGGCTTCAAGACCATCAACGACAGCCTCGGTCACGCGGCCGGCGACCGGCTGCTCGTCGAGGTCGCCGACCGGCTGCAGTCCTGCGCGACCGCGCCCGGCGAGATGGTCGCCCGGCTCGGCGGCGACGAGTTCGTGGCGCTGACCACAGGCACCGACACCGAGCGCGAGGTCGACGAGCTGGCCGCGCGCATCATGAACGCGCTGGTCGCCCCGATCAGCGTCGACGGCCGGGAGCTGACCGTGCGCGGCAGCATCGGCATCGTCGAAGGGCCGGCGGGGGAGCGGAGCGCGGCCGAGGTGCTGCGCAGCGCCGACATCACCATGTACCGCGCCAAGTCGGCGGGCGGCAACCGCTTCGAGCTGGCCGACGCCGAGGCCGACGCCCGCGCCATCACCCGGCACGGGCTCACCACCTCACTGCCGACGGCCCTGGACCGTGGCGAGTTCTTCATCGAGTACCAGCCGCTGGTCCACCTCGGCGACGGCAGCGTCCGCGGGGCCGAGGCGCTGGTGCGCTGGCTGCATCCGCAGCACGGTGTCCTCAGCCCGGACCGGTTCATTCCGCTCGCCGAGCACACAGGGCTGATCGTTCCGCTGGGCCGCTGGGTGCTGGAGCAGTCGGTGCGCCAGGCCCGCGAATGGCGGGAGCGGTACGGCGCGACCGGGGCCGGTGGCCCGCTGCGCATCAACGTCAACCTCTCGCCCTGCCAGCTCACGCATCCCGGACTGGTCCAGGACACCGTCGACATCCTGGAGCGCGCGGGCGTCGCACCCGACGCGCTCTGCCTGGAGGTGACCGAGTCGGCGTTGATCGGCGCCGACGACGACCTGCTCAAGCCGTTGCGCCGACTGGCCGAGATGGGCGTCGACATCGCCCTGGACGACTTCGGCACCGGCTACTCGAACCTTGCCAATCTGCGCCGGCTGCCGGTGAGCATCCTCAAGCTGGATCGGTCCTTCACCCAGAGCATGCAGCGCTTCCCGGCGGACTCCGTCGACCTCAAGATCGTCGAAGGGATCGTTTCTCTCGCCCACAGCCTGAACCTCGCGGTGACGGTGGAGGGCGTGGAGACGGGCGCCCAGGCCGAGCAGCTCCGGATATTGGGCTGCGACACGGCTCAGGGCTGGTACTACGCCCGCCCGGGCCCGCCGGAGCGGCTGCACGAGCTGGCGCTGGTGGACGCGACGGGGTGA
- a CDS encoding succinate dehydrogenase — MARTVWDSSVGKKTVMAVSGLIMLLYLVVHMIGNLKIFFGPGEFNHYAHWLRTVGEPFMHYEWTLWLIRVVLVVAVVAHATSAYQLSRRDIRARPSKYVHKKPRASYATRTMRWGGIILGLFIVWHILDLTTGTVHSGGFQEGHPYQNVVDTFSTWYGNVIYLVAMLALGLHIQHGFWSAAQTLGAGSRTRDRALKTTANALALLLTVGFIAVPVGVMTGVVS, encoded by the coding sequence ATGGCACGCACGGTGTGGGACAGCTCCGTCGGCAAGAAGACCGTGATGGCGGTCAGCGGTCTGATCATGCTGCTGTACCTGGTCGTCCACATGATCGGAAACCTGAAGATCTTCTTCGGGCCCGGCGAGTTCAACCACTACGCGCACTGGCTGCGCACCGTCGGCGAGCCGTTCATGCACTACGAGTGGACGCTCTGGCTCATCCGTGTCGTCCTCGTGGTCGCGGTCGTCGCCCACGCCACCTCCGCCTACCAGCTCAGCCGCCGCGACATCAGGGCGCGCCCCAGCAAGTACGTGCACAAGAAGCCGCGGGCCAGCTACGCGACGCGCACCATGCGCTGGGGCGGGATCATCCTCGGCCTGTTCATCGTCTGGCACATCCTCGACCTGACGACCGGAACCGTGCACTCCGGCGGCTTCCAGGAGGGCCACCCGTACCAGAACGTCGTGGACACCTTCTCCACCTGGTACGGCAACGTCATCTACCTCGTCGCGATGCTCGCCCTCGGCCTGCACATCCAGCACGGCTTCTGGAGCGCCGCTCAGACCCTCGGCGCCGGCAGCCGCACCCGCGACCGCGCCCTGAAGACCACTGCCAACGCCCTCGCGCTGCTTCTCACGGTCGGCTTCATCGCCGTACCCGTGGGTGTCATGACTGGAGTCGTGAGCTGA
- a CDS encoding LysR family transcriptional regulator, translating into MQFQQLQYFVAVAETRHFTRAADLVHVAQPSLSQQIKALERELGADLFLRARGNITLTDAGEALLPLARRILADADTARHEVQELVQLRSGRVRLGATPSLCTGLLPDVLRAFHDRYPGIRLMIEEGGSHDLVRELARGALDLALIVLPLPTPSPALTSVELLREDLVVVSSPDAPRPGHGRRAVRIADLEGERLVMFRHGYDLRELTVAACRSAGFEPDFAVEGGEMDAVLGFVRAGLGLAVVPRMVATRSGHGLRVTPLARPGLHRTIALAHRSDVAPPRAARELQRMLLER; encoded by the coding sequence ATGCAGTTCCAGCAGCTCCAGTACTTCGTGGCGGTCGCCGAGACGCGGCACTTCACCCGGGCCGCCGATCTGGTCCACGTGGCGCAGCCGTCCCTCTCCCAGCAGATCAAGGCGCTGGAGCGGGAGCTGGGGGCGGATCTGTTCCTGCGGGCGCGCGGCAACATCACGCTCACCGACGCGGGCGAGGCGCTGCTGCCGCTGGCCCGCCGGATCCTGGCCGACGCGGACACGGCCCGGCACGAGGTGCAGGAGCTGGTGCAGCTGCGCAGCGGCCGGGTCCGGCTGGGCGCGACGCCGAGCCTGTGCACCGGCCTGCTGCCGGACGTGCTGCGCGCCTTCCACGACCGCTATCCCGGCATCCGGCTGATGATCGAGGAAGGCGGCTCGCACGATCTCGTACGGGAACTCGCGCGCGGCGCCCTCGACCTCGCGCTGATCGTCCTGCCGCTGCCGACGCCCTCCCCGGCGCTCACCTCGGTGGAGCTGCTGCGCGAGGACCTGGTCGTGGTCTCCTCGCCGGACGCCCCCAGGCCCGGCCACGGCCGGCGTGCCGTGCGCATCGCCGACCTGGAGGGCGAACGGCTTGTGATGTTCCGGCACGGCTACGACCTGCGCGAACTGACCGTGGCCGCGTGTCGCTCCGCTGGGTTCGAGCCGGACTTCGCGGTGGAGGGCGGGGAGATGGACGCGGTCCTGGGCTTCGTACGTGCCGGGTTGGGGCTGGCCGTCGTGCCGCGCATGGTGGCCACGCGGTCCGGGCACGGGCTGCGGGTGACCCCGCTGGCCCGGCCCGGGCTGCATCGGACGATCGCGCTGGCGCATCGCAGCGATGTGGCTCCGCCGCGGGCGGCACGGGAGTTGCAGCGGATGCTTCTGGAGCGTTGA
- a CDS encoding DUF4239 domain-containing protein, whose translation MLAVCVVVVIITVVRHRTAADDEDPDETPDVIEYMTMWIGVVYAIVLGLAIAGVWEGRSAAQDHVQAEAVALHEISERVRVYPTDVRDRIRDDVNTYVGHVVNTEWKVMSDDGKITERGTELLDRIREDVTDYEPRTDFEAQAYQPLVDQVTAADQARSARAGATGETMPGVVWFGLITGGVVTIGMIFVLQIRRTARELILAGLFSALIAFLLFLIWDFDAPYSRGVTASADPFLDLFPHIGG comes from the coding sequence ATGCTGGCTGTCTGCGTCGTGGTGGTCATCATCACCGTCGTTCGCCATCGGACGGCGGCGGACGACGAGGATCCCGACGAGACGCCCGACGTCATCGAGTACATGACGATGTGGATCGGAGTGGTCTACGCCATCGTCCTGGGCCTGGCCATCGCCGGTGTCTGGGAGGGCCGCAGCGCCGCGCAGGACCACGTCCAGGCCGAGGCGGTCGCCCTGCACGAGATCTCGGAGCGGGTCCGGGTCTATCCCACCGATGTCCGTGACCGTATTCGCGACGATGTCAACACCTATGTCGGACACGTCGTGAACACCGAGTGGAAGGTGATGTCCGACGACGGCAAGATCACCGAGCGCGGCACCGAGCTCCTCGACCGCATCCGCGAGGACGTCACCGACTACGAGCCGAGGACCGACTTCGAGGCGCAGGCCTACCAGCCGCTCGTCGACCAGGTCACCGCGGCGGACCAGGCACGCAGTGCCCGCGCCGGCGCGACCGGGGAGACGATGCCGGGGGTGGTGTGGTTCGGGCTGATCACCGGGGGCGTGGTCACGATCGGGATGATCTTCGTGCTGCAGATCCGGCGTACGGCACGGGAGCTGATCCTCGCCGGGCTGTTCTCGGCGCTGATCGCCTTCCTGCTCTTCCTCATCTGGGACTTCGACGCGCCCTACAGCCGGGGTGTCACCGCCTCGGCCGATCCGTTCCTGGACCTCTTCCCCCACATCGGCGGCTGA
- a CDS encoding universal stress protein codes for MTEQQHSPSQGFERGTDGPKVIVVGVDGSDSSLRAAAYAGGLARRQRALLAIVYVQPVMSAGAALGAPVAETTDEIAEDIVAQIRDATERMKGIFDIRWEFHTFRGDPYNGLVKAADELKADAVVVGASEQAGHRIIGSVAIRLVKAGRWPVTVVP; via the coding sequence GTGACGGAACAGCAGCACTCGCCCTCGCAAGGGTTCGAACGGGGCACGGACGGGCCGAAGGTGATCGTCGTCGGCGTGGACGGCTCCGACTCCTCACTGCGGGCCGCGGCCTACGCCGGTGGGCTGGCCCGGCGACAGCGCGCGCTCCTCGCGATCGTGTACGTGCAGCCCGTGATGAGCGCCGGCGCGGCGCTCGGGGCGCCGGTCGCGGAGACGACGGACGAGATCGCCGAGGACATCGTCGCGCAGATCCGGGACGCGACGGAGCGCATGAAGGGGATATTCGACATCCGCTGGGAGTTCCACACGTTCCGTGGCGACCCCTACAACGGCCTGGTCAAGGCGGCCGACGAGCTCAAGGCGGACGCCGTGGTGGTGGGTGCGTCGGAGCAGGCGGGCCACCGGATCATCGGGTCGGTCGCGATTCGGCTGGTGAAGGCGGGGCGGTGGCCGGTGACGGTGGTGCCGTAG
- a CDS encoding class F sortase, which produces MSAYEVAEEEEQRKKRAPWGVIALVLLTGLALIRNGSGEFDEGPPQPASAAAAEARTPQGAFLRAPGALPYAAPDRVRIPAIQVDAPMMPVGLDAAGWVDAPPPEDPNLAGWFTGAVSPGEKGTAVIVGHVDNTQGPAVFYGLGALKKGYRVEVARKDAKTAVFEIYGIEVFEKNDFPGDRVYASKGSPELRVITCGGGFSKQNGYDGNVVVFARLVEVR; this is translated from the coding sequence ATGTCTGCGTACGAGGTGGCCGAAGAGGAGGAGCAGCGGAAGAAGCGCGCTCCTTGGGGCGTGATAGCGCTTGTTCTGCTGACCGGCCTCGCGCTCATTCGCAATGGTTCGGGAGAGTTCGACGAGGGGCCCCCGCAGCCCGCCTCGGCAGCCGCCGCGGAGGCCCGGACACCGCAGGGCGCCTTCCTGCGGGCCCCGGGCGCGCTGCCGTACGCCGCGCCGGACCGGGTCAGGATCCCGGCGATCCAGGTCGACGCGCCCATGATGCCGGTCGGCCTGGACGCGGCCGGGTGGGTCGACGCGCCGCCGCCGGAGGACCCGAATCTGGCCGGTTGGTTCACCGGTGCCGTCTCCCCCGGCGAAAAGGGCACCGCCGTGATCGTCGGCCATGTCGACAACACTCAGGGCCCCGCCGTGTTCTACGGACTCGGGGCCCTCAAGAAGGGATATCGCGTCGAGGTCGCCCGCAAGGACGCGAAGACGGCCGTATTCGAGATCTACGGCATCGAGGTCTTCGAGAAGAACGACTTCCCCGGCGACCGTGTCTACGCCTCCAAGGGCAGCCCCGAATTGCGGGTCATCACCTGCGGCGGCGGTTTCTCCAAGCAGAACGGCTACGACGGGAACGTCGTCGTCTTCGCCCGCCTGGTCGAGGTGCGCTGA
- a CDS encoding M1 family metallopeptidase has product MSSWKVLDGNSRQAPSCPASRRRRGDHRDRGAHRSGGQRRVGAGAETIPVPGAPGLGDPLFPLDGNGGYTVDRYALDFDWQAPRTPFEAKATVRATATQELSRFNLDFAGNTLHSVTVNGIPAEAVREGDELVVTPWLPLPRSRPFTVTVTYTADPTQMRHRDDAIEDYGWIPTPDGTVVYPQPNGAKMIFPSNDHPSRRAPVTFRITTPDGLTAVANGKLVSREARPGDRVRWTYDSEQPVSTQLVQIAVGKLTAVDRPTTNGVPIRDYVPNDLVDRTDAYLKLTPQHLRWLEQRLGAYPFKNYGVLVGDTDLAVALETQTLSLVPKADLLGTEVDAERTLVHELVHQWFGDSVALRTWSDLWLSEGHARFYERLYSEEHGGASFEAAMKTAYTNHNVWRRDFGAPAEPTEPNLFKRMRYDGSALVLYALREKVGAETFQKIDRAWVTQYRGKTASTQDFVGLASAISGEDMESFLRPWLYGPTTPPMPNHPDWVATP; this is encoded by the coding sequence TTGTCCAGCTGGAAGGTCCTCGATGGGAACAGCCGTCAAGCCCCGTCGTGCCCTGCGTCTCGTCGTCGCCGCGGCGATCACCGTGACCGCGGCGCTCACCGCTCCGGCGGTCAGCGCCGCGTCGGCGCCGGCGCCGAGACGATCCCCGTCCCGGGTGCGCCCGGGCTCGGGGACCCGCTCTTCCCGCTGGACGGCAACGGCGGCTATACGGTCGACCGCTACGCCCTCGACTTCGACTGGCAGGCACCGAGGACACCGTTCGAGGCAAAGGCCACCGTCCGGGCCACCGCCACCCAGGAACTGTCCCGGTTCAACCTGGACTTCGCGGGCAACACCCTGCACAGCGTCACCGTGAACGGCATCCCGGCCGAAGCCGTGCGCGAGGGCGACGAGTTGGTCGTCACCCCCTGGCTGCCGCTTCCGCGCAGCCGCCCCTTCACCGTCACGGTCACCTACACCGCCGATCCCACTCAGATGCGTCATCGCGACGACGCGATCGAGGACTACGGCTGGATTCCCACGCCGGACGGCACCGTTGTCTACCCGCAGCCCAACGGTGCAAAGATGATCTTCCCGTCGAACGATCACCCCAGCCGGCGCGCTCCCGTCACCTTCCGGATCACTACGCCCGACGGGCTGACCGCGGTGGCGAACGGCAAGCTCGTCTCGCGTGAGGCGCGCCCCGGGGACCGGGTGCGCTGGACGTACGACTCCGAACAGCCGGTCTCCACGCAGCTGGTGCAGATAGCCGTCGGCAAGCTCACCGCCGTCGACCGGCCGACCACCAACGGCGTCCCCATACGCGACTACGTCCCGAACGATCTCGTGGACCGGACCGACGCGTATCTCAAGCTCACCCCACAACACCTCAGGTGGCTCGAACAGCGCCTCGGCGCCTACCCGTTCAAGAACTACGGAGTGCTGGTCGGGGACACCGACCTCGCTGTCGCGCTGGAGACCCAGACGCTCTCGCTGGTCCCCAAGGCCGACCTGCTCGGCACCGAGGTCGACGCCGAGCGCACCCTCGTCCATGAGCTGGTCCACCAGTGGTTCGGCGACAGCGTCGCCCTGCGCACCTGGTCGGACCTGTGGCTCAGCGAGGGCCACGCCCGTTTTTACGAGCGGCTCTACTCCGAGGAGCACGGGGGCGCCAGTTTCGAGGCCGCCATGAAGACCGCGTACACCAACCACAACGTGTGGCGCCGTGACTTCGGCGCCCCGGCCGAGCCCACCGAGCCCAACCTGTTCAAGCGGATGCGCTACGACGGCTCGGCCCTCGTGCTCTACGCGCTGCGCGAGAAGGTCGGCGCCGAGACCTTTCAGAAGATCGACCGGGCCTGGGTCACGCAGTACCGCGGAAAGACCGCGAGCACCCAGGACTTCGTCGGCCTGGCGTCCGCGATCTCGGGCGAGGACATGGAGTCCTTCCTCCGCCCCTGGCTGTACGGGCCCACGACGCCTCCCATGCCGAACCACCCCGACTGGGTGGCGACCCCGTAA
- a CDS encoding polysaccharide deacetylase family protein gives MKKDQLLTRRRALAVGAATVGAAGTAGLLTVRAGDQPVRPAAGAAGPEARRALKPSAYRLQPLTGHDPPRAAARRLLVRREPFLRVFGRGRTMVLTFDDGPDPRYTPDILDTLQAYDVRAMFFVCGEMAAENPDLVERMADEGHVVGNHTWSHPLLTRLTRRQIRSEMKRTCSVIEDTSGEWPRWFRAPYGAWNRAAFQLGAELGMEPLAWTVDTLDWTEPGARTIVDRVENGAAPGVVVLSHDAGGDRSESVRALRDYLPQLLDDGYHITVPRRRHV, from the coding sequence ATGAAGAAGGATCAGTTGCTCACCCGGCGCCGGGCGTTGGCCGTCGGCGCCGCCACTGTCGGGGCGGCCGGCACCGCCGGACTGCTCACGGTGCGCGCGGGCGACCAGCCGGTCCGCCCCGCCGCCGGGGCCGCGGGCCCGGAGGCGCGCCGCGCCCTCAAGCCCTCCGCCTACCGGCTGCAGCCCCTCACCGGCCACGATCCGCCGCGGGCCGCGGCACGGCGGCTCCTCGTGCGGCGCGAACCCTTTCTGCGTGTCTTCGGCCGCGGCCGGACCATGGTGCTGACCTTCGACGACGGCCCGGACCCCCGCTACACCCCGGACATCCTGGACACACTGCAGGCATACGACGTCCGCGCGATGTTCTTCGTCTGCGGCGAGATGGCCGCCGAGAACCCGGACCTGGTGGAGCGCATGGCCGACGAGGGGCATGTCGTCGGCAACCACACCTGGTCCCACCCGCTGCTCACCCGCCTCACCCGGAGGCAGATCCGCTCCGAGATGAAACGTACCTGCTCGGTCATCGAGGACACGTCCGGCGAGTGGCCCCGCTGGTTCCGCGCCCCCTACGGGGCATGGAACCGCGCGGCCTTCCAGCTCGGCGCCGAACTGGGCATGGAGCCGCTGGCGTGGACGGTCGACACCCTCGACTGGACCGAGCCCGGCGCCCGCACCATCGTCGACCGGGTCGAGAACGGCGCCGCCCCCGGCGTCGTGGTGCTCTCGCACGACGCCGGGGGCGACCGCTCGGAGAGCGTCCGGGCCCTGCGCGACTATCTGCCGCAACTGCTGGACGACGGCTACCACATCACCGTCCCGCGCCGGCGGCACGTCTGA
- a CDS encoding SCO0930 family lipoprotein, with protein MKTSWRSASLVASAAAVLALTTACGQESSPSVSQNVGATAAAGDYGTAGAGAGAGTGAQNEQGNANQASLAGQLAVSTNAEVGNMVTDSAGMTLYRFDQDTAEPPKSNCDGDCATTWPPVPADDATAGAGIDKALLGEVTRADGTKQLTVGGWPAYRYAKDTTPGDVKGQGVGGKWYALAPDGKKAQQGGQGGEAEQVGLPGLSTRNDPELGEIVVDKNGHTVYRFLKDSPWPMKTACTGECLEKWPVIEPVDAKNTKGIDLKGSGPRGQGYVVFDRPDGLKQQTIDCVPIYTFAGDTKPGDTNGQGVAGAWYAVAPDGKAVKG; from the coding sequence ATGAAGACCTCCTGGCGGAGCGCCTCACTCGTGGCGAGCGCTGCGGCTGTGCTGGCGCTGACGACGGCGTGCGGTCAGGAAAGCAGCCCGTCCGTGAGCCAGAACGTGGGCGCCACGGCCGCGGCCGGTGACTACGGAACGGCAGGCGCCGGGGCCGGAGCCGGCACCGGAGCCCAGAACGAACAGGGCAACGCCAACCAGGCCTCGCTCGCAGGCCAGTTGGCCGTCTCCACCAATGCGGAAGTCGGCAACATGGTGACCGACAGTGCGGGCATGACCCTGTACCGGTTCGACCAGGACACCGCCGAGCCGCCGAAGTCGAACTGTGACGGCGACTGCGCCACGACCTGGCCGCCGGTCCCGGCGGACGACGCCACGGCCGGCGCCGGCATCGACAAGGCGCTGCTCGGCGAGGTCACCCGCGCCGACGGCACCAAGCAGCTGACCGTCGGCGGCTGGCCGGCGTACCGCTATGCGAAGGACACCACCCCCGGCGACGTCAAGGGCCAGGGTGTGGGCGGCAAGTGGTACGCGCTGGCGCCCGACGGCAAGAAGGCCCAGCAAGGCGGACAGGGCGGTGAGGCCGAGCAGGTCGGCCTGCCCGGGCTGTCCACCCGCAACGACCCCGAGCTCGGCGAGATCGTCGTCGACAAGAACGGCCACACGGTCTACCGCTTCCTGAAGGACTCGCCCTGGCCGATGAAGACGGCGTGCACCGGCGAGTGTCTGGAGAAGTGGCCGGTCATCGAGCCGGTCGACGCCAAGAACACCAAGGGCATCGATCTGAAGGGGTCCGGTCCCAGGGGTCAGGGTTATGTGGTCTTCGACCGGCCCGACGGACTGAAGCAGCAGACCATCGACTGTGTCCCGATCTACACCTTCGCCGGTGACACGAAGCCCGGGGACACCAACGGCCAGGGTGTGGCCGGTGCTTGGTACGCCGTCGCACCCGACGGAAAGGCCGTGAAGGGCTGA
- a CDS encoding SAM-dependent methyltransferase — translation MERPAWAPRSIDISVPSVSRIYDFYLGGSHNFEVDREAARRAMEFMPGLPKIMQANRAFMRRAVRFAADEGITQFLDIGSGIPTFGNVHEVAQAASPGAHVVYVDHDPVAVAHSQAVLEGNTDTDVVAADLRKPQEILAASQVRRLIDLNRPVALLLVAILHFVEDADDPYGAVAELRDALAPGSLLILTHASYEGIPLPPERAEGTVGVYKDIRNPLIMRSREEIAQFFEGYDMVEPGLVAMPRWRPDTAPEDEDPYAFSGFAGVGRTA, via the coding sequence ATGGAGCGTCCCGCCTGGGCCCCACGGAGCATCGACATCTCGGTGCCGAGCGTGTCCCGGATCTACGACTTCTACCTGGGCGGTTCGCACAACTTCGAGGTCGACCGGGAGGCGGCCCGCAGGGCCATGGAGTTCATGCCGGGACTCCCCAAGATCATGCAGGCGAACCGGGCGTTCATGCGCCGCGCGGTGCGCTTCGCCGCCGACGAGGGCATCACCCAGTTCCTGGACATCGGCTCGGGCATCCCGACCTTCGGCAACGTCCACGAGGTGGCCCAGGCGGCAAGCCCCGGCGCGCATGTCGTCTACGTCGACCACGACCCGGTGGCCGTCGCGCACAGCCAGGCGGTCCTCGAGGGCAACACCGACACCGACGTGGTCGCGGCCGACCTGCGCAAGCCCCAGGAGATCCTCGCCGCCTCCCAGGTGCGGCGACTGATCGACCTGAACCGCCCAGTGGCGCTGCTTCTCGTTGCCATACTGCACTTCGTGGAAGACGCGGACGACCCGTACGGAGCGGTGGCCGAACTGCGCGACGCGCTCGCGCCCGGCAGCCTGCTGATCCTCACACATGCCTCGTACGAGGGAATCCCCCTCCCGCCGGAGCGGGCCGAGGGCACGGTGGGCGTATACAAGGACATTCGCAACCCGCTGATCATGCGCTCGCGCGAGGAGATCGCGCAGTTCTTCGAGGGGTACGACATGGTGGAACCCGGACTGGTGGCTATGCCGCGCTGGCGGCCGGACACCGCGCCGGAGGACGAGGATCCGTATGCCTTCTCCGGTTTCGCCGGCGTGGGGCGTACGGCGTGA